In Bombina bombina isolate aBomBom1 chromosome 6, aBomBom1.pri, whole genome shotgun sequence, a single genomic region encodes these proteins:
- the LOC128664584 gene encoding uncharacterized protein LOC128664584 has translation MAARRQNKPATPLKTVAVQDFFKLSKGDKTKDKGDILPEEEMESDGESIIAEESHAPVTKADITNLVSKQDITSIFDKMWEKMDTLQTTVTNSLAEIKNNITSLGTRVESLEEKEETMEEEITAVLQQISEQKQELAEVNEKLEDLENRNRRCNIRLKGIPESITTPDLTSYLLQLFQAVTGSSEEGKFQMERAH, from the coding sequence ATGGCAGCCAGAAGACAAAATAAACCAGCAACTCCACTCAAAACAGTAGCTGTGCAGGATTTCTTTAAACTCTCTAAAGGAGATAAAACCAAAGATAAAGGAGACATACTACCAGAAGAGGAAATGGAGTCTGATGGGGAATCAATAATAGCTGAGGAATCCCATGCCCCAGTCACTAAAGCTGACATTACCAATctagtctctaaacaggacatcACTTCAATTTTTGATaagatgtgggagaaaatggacacaCTTCAGACTACTGTAACTAACAGTTTAGCTGAGATTAAGAACAATATCACTAGTCTGGGCACAAGGGTTGAGTCcctggaggagaaggaggagaccaTGGAGGAAGAGATAACAGCAGTCTTGCAACAAATTTCTGAACAAAAACAAGAACTAGCAGAAGTTAATgaaaaattagaagacctagaaaataggaataGAAGATGTAATATTCGACTAAAGGGTATTCCGGAATCCATAACAACACCAGATCTAACTTCCTATTTACTACAACTCTTTCAAGCAGTCACAGGATCTTCGGAGGAAGGAAAGTTTCAGATGGAAAGAGCTCATTAG